The DNA sequence ATTCGTCACCCGGCACGGCGACGACCTCACACTCGACGGCCGGAAGTTCCGGTTCGCCGGCAGCAACAACTACTATCTGATGTACAAGTCGCCGACGATGGTCGACGACGTGTTCGCCGACGCGAAGGCAGCCGGGTTCACCGTGCTGCGTACCTGGGGATTCCTCGACATCGGCAACGCCGACGGCTCCGACTCGGTCGCCGGCCCGGCCGACGGCGTCTACTTCCAGTACTTCGACGGCGAACGGTCGGCGTACAACGACGGCCCGGACGGCCTGCAACGCCTCGACTACGTCCTCGCCGTCGCCCGCGAAGCCGGCATCAAACTGGTGATTCCGCTGACCAACAACTGGCGCGACTTCGGCGGCATGGACCAGTACGTGCGCTGGCGCGGCGGGCAGTACCACGACGACTTCTACACCGACCCGGTGATCCGCGGCTGGTACAAAGACTGGATCAGCCATGTGCTGAACCGCACCAACACCATCACCGGGGTCAAGTACCGCGACGATCCGACGGTGATGACCTGGGAGCTGGGCAACGAGCCGCGCTGCAAGGGCTCCGGCGTCTACCCGCCGTCACCGGACTGCACCACCGACACGCTCACCGCCTGGGCCGACGAGATGACCCGGCACGTCAAGTCGATCGCTCCCCGGCAACTGGTCAGCGTCGGTGACGAAGGCTTCTTCTGTGACGATCCGACCAGCGCCGACTGGACCATCAACTGTGGTGAAGGCGTGGACAGCGTCGCGCTGAGCAGGCTGCCCGCCGTCGACGTCGTCTCCTACCACCTCTACCCGGACCACTGGGGCAAGGACGCCGCCTGGGGCACCGAGTGGATCACCCGGCACGCCCACGAGGCGAAGAAGGTCCGCAAGCCGGTGATGCTCGGCGAGTTCGGCATCCACGACAAGTCGACCCGCAACGTCGTCTACCGCGACTGGACCGACACGGCGATCGCTGGCGGCACCAGCGGTTTCCTCTACTGGATCCTCTCCGGTGTGCAGGACGACGGCAGCCACTACCCGGACTACGACGGCTACACCGTCTACTGCCCGAGCCCGGTCTGCACCACGCTGTCGAACGCGGGCGCGGCGGTGCGCGGTGACAAGCGGCCGTGGCCGCCGGTCGCCGACCACGACACCAGCACCGTCGAGTTCGGCCAGGTCGCGACGCTGCGGCCGGCGGCCAACGACATCGCCTGGCGGGGTACGGTGCGAGCCGCCACCATCGACCTGGACCCGACGGAACGCGGCCAGCAGAAGCAGGTGACCGTCGACGGCGGGGAGTTCGCGCTCGGCGGCGACGGTGCGGTGACCTTCACCCCGGCGGACGGCTTCGCCGGCCGGGCCACCGCCCACTACCGGGTGTGGGACCGGGCCTGGCGTGCCTCCAACGTCGCCGACCTGGTGGTCACGGTGAAACCGGACCCGGCCGGGGTGCAGACCCTGTTCTCGTTCGAGACCGGCACCGACGGTTGGGGGCCGCCGTCGTGGGAGCCGGGCATCGGCAGCGTCGCCCAGTCGGACGCGTTCGCCACCGACGGGTCGTACGGGCTGCGGGTCGACTCGGTCACCGGCGGCTGGTTCGGCACGTCGTTCGCCGAGCCGGTGGACCTGTCCGGCCGGGTGACCCTCAAGTACGACCTGCGTACCGACCCGTCGGTGGGCACCAACGCGGCGATCGCCGTGCAGACCGGGCCGTCCTACACCTGGTGCCAGTCGACGTTCACCTGGTTGAACCAGGACTGGACCGGCACCGCCGAGATCGACCTGCTGACCGAGATGTCGTGTGACGCCGAGGCGCTGGCCGACGTGCGGGAGTTCTACGTCTACGTCAACCCGGGCACCGTCCACATCGACAACGTCCGGGTCGAGTAGGACGGCGCGGTCACCGGTACGCGTCGAGCCCCGGCCCCCGTCGGCGTGGGGCCGGGGCTCGTCACGTCGTTGCTAACTGCTGGCCCAGCGGCTCAGCGGAGCGTGGGTGCCTCAGCGACGAACGACCGCCAGGCGGTCGGGCCGAAGGCGAGCGTCGGACCACCCTGGTCCTTGCTGTCGCGGACCAGGATGCGACCGGGAAGGTTGTCCGCCACCTCGACACAGTCGCTTCCGTTGCTGTTGCTGCGGCTGGACTTGCGCCACGCCGGCTCGGTCATAGTTCCTTCACCAACTTCAAGATCATGTCTCGCGACTGGTCGCGCGGCAACGCAACACCACTCAGAGCCTGCCAGGCCTGTTCGAGGGTGGCAACCCGCTTCGGATCGGTCACCAGGCGGCCCTCCAACTGGTCGTCGACATAGCCGACGGTGCCGCCGGTCTCGGCCATGCTGGCGAGCATGAACGGCCCGTTCTGCCCGGGATGCAAGCCGGCGGAAACCGGGGCCACCTGCACCAGCACCCGCGACCGGGTGCTCATCTCGGCGATGTGCTCCAATTGCTCCCGCATGATCACGGGGTCTCCCCGGCGAAGTCCGTCCTCGTCAATGATGAACTGACACACCGGCGGCTCCTCCCGCTCGAACACGGCGGCCTGTCGCGTCATCCTGAGAGCGAGGTACTCGTCGGCCTTAGCGGGAGTTAGCAGGCCGCTGTGCAGGATGGCCCGGGCGTACGCTTCCGTCTGGAGCAGTCCAGGGATGATCTGGCACTCGTACCGCCGAATCGCGGAGGCCTCCTGCTCCAACTCCGGTAGCGCCCGGAACCAGTCCGGTGGGATG is a window from the Solwaraspora sp. WMMD792 genome containing:
- a CDS encoding cellulase family glycosylhydrolase, coding for MRPRSAGLLLALAGLLLTAAAVPAQAAPPAHHPGHPGNPGTPGQPTAGFVTRHGDDLTLDGRKFRFAGSNNYYLMYKSPTMVDDVFADAKAAGFTVLRTWGFLDIGNADGSDSVAGPADGVYFQYFDGERSAYNDGPDGLQRLDYVLAVAREAGIKLVIPLTNNWRDFGGMDQYVRWRGGQYHDDFYTDPVIRGWYKDWISHVLNRTNTITGVKYRDDPTVMTWELGNEPRCKGSGVYPPSPDCTTDTLTAWADEMTRHVKSIAPRQLVSVGDEGFFCDDPTSADWTINCGEGVDSVALSRLPAVDVVSYHLYPDHWGKDAAWGTEWITRHAHEAKKVRKPVMLGEFGIHDKSTRNVVYRDWTDTAIAGGTSGFLYWILSGVQDDGSHYPDYDGYTVYCPSPVCTTLSNAGAAVRGDKRPWPPVADHDTSTVEFGQVATLRPAANDIAWRGTVRAATIDLDPTERGQQKQVTVDGGEFALGGDGAVTFTPADGFAGRATAHYRVWDRAWRASNVADLVVTVKPDPAGVQTLFSFETGTDGWGPPSWEPGIGSVAQSDAFATDGSYGLRVDSVTGGWFGTSFAEPVDLSGRVTLKYDLRTDPSVGTNAAIAVQTGPSYTWCQSTFTWLNQDWTGTAEIDLLTEMSCDAEALADVREFYVYVNPGTVHIDNVRVE
- a CDS encoding helix-turn-helix transcriptional regulator; the encoded protein is MSSNGIPQVLRFLRSLNGGMTQEQLAQRLSVSTSLIAKFETGRQIPMPDTADHIDQVFSSAPLIKELSENARKSIPPDWFRALPELEQEASAIRRYECQIIPGLLQTEAYARAILHSGLLTPAKADEYLALRMTRQAAVFEREEPPVCQFIIDEDGLRRGDPVIMREQLEHIAEMSTRSRVLVQVAPVSAGLHPGQNGPFMLASMAETGGTVGYVDDQLEGRLVTDPKRVATLEQAWQALSGVALPRDQSRDMILKLVKEL
- a CDS encoding DUF397 domain-containing protein, which encodes MTEPAWRKSSRSNSNGSDCVEVADNLPGRILVRDSKDQGGPTLAFGPTAWRSFVAEAPTLR